One genomic window of Scylla paramamosain isolate STU-SP2022 chromosome 20, ASM3559412v1, whole genome shotgun sequence includes the following:
- the LOC135110737 gene encoding uncharacterized protein LOC135110737 — MAATVSLAMATAATQAMEDTACMVVETEVSFTTVAIGDMVTAATVAMEAMVVMAAMVAIMVMAAMVAMEVMVVMAAMVAIMVMAAMVAMEALVVMAAMVAIMVTEAMVAMEAMVTTEATVVTVTVVMVAMMVTAAMVVTSTMVTSSLVTTEAMVATVDIVVTLATVVTAAMAIIEVMVDTVAIVATEDTVVTAAMLATMAEAVEATAMGTKGYPTATAITATGPMATEAMFWPGVSRGEERGGQRGGDLCGSACDTARLSLS; from the exons ATGGCGGCCACGGTGTCTCTCGCTATGGCCACGGCGGCCACGCAGGCCATGGAGGATACAGCATGCATGGTAGTGGAAACAGAGGTATCGTTCACCACGGTGGCTATAGGAGATATGGTTACGGCGGCCACGGTGGCTATGGAAGCCATGGTGGTTATGGCAGCCATGGTAGCTATAATGGTTATGGCGGCCATGGTGGCTATGGAAGTCATGGTGGTTATGGCAGCCATGGTAGCTATAATGGTTATGGCAGCCATGGTGGCTATGGAAGCCTTGGTGGTTATGGCAGCCATGGTAGCTATAATGGTCACAGAGGCCATGGTGGCTATGGAGGCTATGGTAACTACAGAGGCCACAGTGGTCACAGTTACAGTGGTCATGGTGGCTATGATGGTCACAGCGGCCATGGTGGTCACGTCAACTATGGTAACGTCATCTCTGGTAACTACAGAGGCCATGGTAGCCACAGTGGATATCGTGGTTACACTGGCCACGGTGGTTACAGCAGCAATGGCAATTATAGAGGTCATGGTGGATACAGTAGCCATAGTAGCTACAGAGGATACAGTGGTCACAGCGGCCATGTTGGCTACAATGGCGGAAGCAGTGGAGGCCACGGCTATGGGTACGAAGGGTTACCCCACGGCCACGGCAATTACCGCTACGGGTCCTATGGCTACTGAGGCGATGTTTTGGCCAGGAGTGTCCCGCggcgaggaaagaggagggcaGCGGGGCGGCGATCTCTGCGGCAG cGCCTGCGACACAGCCCGCCTCAGCCTATCCTGA